The proteins below come from a single Psychrobacter sp. PL19 genomic window:
- the sucC gene encoding ADP-forming succinate--CoA ligase subunit beta: MNLHEYQAKELLKSYGLPIQEGIIAYSGDEAAAAFDKTPTDIAIIKAQVHAGGRGKAGGVQLVKTREEAKKVTDDLIGTNLVTFQTDADGQPVNFVLVAEDMYPVQTELYLGAVVDRATRRVTFMASTEGGVDIEEVANETPEKIFKVNVDPLVGLMPYQARDVAFKLGMEGKQINQFVKIMTGAYQAFVENDFALLEINPLAIRENGEIVCVDGKIGIDSNALYRLPKIAALQDKSQENERELKAAEFDLNYVALEGNIGCMVNGAGLAMATMDIIKLYGGKPANFLDVGGGATKDRVVEAFKIILEDSSVEGVLINIFGGIVRCDMIAEAIIAAIKEVDVKVPVVVRLEGNNAEKGIQILQDSGLNLISAQGLSDAAHKIVDAVKA, translated from the coding sequence ATGAATTTACATGAGTATCAAGCCAAAGAGCTATTAAAAAGCTACGGATTGCCCATTCAAGAAGGCATCATTGCCTATAGTGGCGACGAAGCGGCCGCGGCTTTTGATAAAACCCCAACTGACATCGCAATTATTAAAGCGCAAGTACATGCGGGCGGCCGTGGTAAAGCGGGCGGTGTGCAATTGGTTAAGACTCGTGAAGAAGCTAAGAAAGTGACTGACGATTTGATCGGTACTAACTTAGTTACCTTCCAAACTGACGCTGATGGCCAACCGGTCAACTTCGTATTGGTTGCAGAAGATATGTACCCAGTACAAACTGAGCTATATCTTGGCGCCGTTGTTGATCGTGCTACCCGTCGAGTAACCTTTATGGCCTCAACTGAAGGCGGCGTTGATATTGAAGAAGTCGCTAATGAGACCCCAGAAAAAATATTCAAAGTCAACGTTGATCCATTAGTAGGCCTGATGCCTTATCAAGCGCGCGATGTGGCGTTTAAATTAGGTATGGAAGGCAAGCAAATCAATCAGTTCGTCAAAATAATGACGGGTGCTTATCAAGCATTCGTTGAAAACGACTTTGCTTTGTTAGAGATTAACCCATTAGCCATTCGTGAAAACGGCGAGATTGTTTGTGTTGATGGCAAAATCGGTATCGATTCAAATGCGCTATATCGTCTGCCTAAAATTGCAGCGCTACAAGACAAGTCACAAGAGAATGAGCGTGAGCTAAAAGCGGCTGAGTTTGATCTAAACTATGTTGCTCTAGAAGGTAACATCGGTTGTATGGTAAACGGTGCCGGTCTGGCAATGGCCACCATGGACATCATCAAACTGTATGGCGGCAAGCCTGCTAACTTCTTGGACGTTGGCGGCGGGGCAACTAAAGATCGCGTTGTTGAAGCATTCAAGATTATCCTTGAAGACAGCAGCGTTGAAGGTGTTTTAATTAACATCTTCGGTGGTATTGTACGTTGTGACATGATCGCAGAAGCTATTATCGCTGCTATTAAAGAAGTCGACGTAAAAGTACCGGTGGTTGTGCGCCTAGAAGGCAACAACGCTGAAAAAGGCATTCAGATCCTACAGGACTCTGGCTTGAACCTTATTTCAGCCCAAGGTTTATCAGACGCTGCACACAAAATTGTCGACGCTGTTAAAGCCTAA
- the lpdA gene encoding dihydrolipoyl dehydrogenase, with amino-acid sequence MKDNYDLVVIGGGPGGYVAAIRAAQLGMSVACIEKRIYKGEPALGGTCLNVGCIPSKALLDSSHRYEATKHDLDEHGISTGDVAIDIEKMISRKEGIVKQLTGGIEGLFKGNGIDWLQGWGTLLDGKGSDKKVKFVADDDAESTITAKNVILASGSIPIDIPVAKTDNDRIVDSTGALDFTEVPKRLGVIGAGIIGLELGSVWRRLGSEVIVYEALPKLLAAIDKDMAKEAGKLFKKQGLDIRVDTKVTNAEVQGDEVVVTTEHKGESSEQRFDKLIVCVGRRAYAEKLLGDDSGIKLTERGLIDVDDQCKTNLDGVYAIGDLVRGPMLAHKASEEGIMVAERMHGEKAQVNYDTIINVIYTHPEIAWVGLSEQEAEEAGYEVKIGSFNLSANGRALAQSEAQGSVKVVADVKTDRLLGMHVISAGAGDIVHQGMIAMEFVSSIEDLQLMTFAHPTISEAVHEAALSADGRAIHAIQRKKRK; translated from the coding sequence ATGAAAGACAATTATGATTTAGTCGTTATTGGCGGCGGTCCCGGTGGTTACGTCGCTGCTATTCGTGCAGCTCAACTAGGTATGAGCGTGGCTTGTATTGAAAAACGTATTTATAAGGGTGAGCCTGCTCTTGGCGGCACTTGCCTAAACGTGGGTTGTATCCCATCAAAAGCCTTACTTGATTCCTCGCATCGTTATGAAGCAACCAAGCATGACCTTGATGAGCATGGTATCAGTACTGGCGACGTTGCTATTGATATCGAAAAAATGATCTCGCGCAAAGAAGGCATCGTTAAGCAATTGACCGGCGGTATTGAAGGTTTATTCAAAGGTAATGGTATTGACTGGCTACAAGGTTGGGGCACGTTACTCGACGGTAAAGGTAGCGATAAAAAAGTCAAATTTGTCGCTGACGATGATGCTGAGTCTACTATTACTGCCAAAAATGTTATTCTTGCCTCAGGTTCTATCCCTATCGACATTCCTGTTGCCAAAACTGATAATGATCGTATCGTGGATTCAACTGGTGCGCTTGATTTCACCGAAGTACCTAAACGTTTAGGCGTAATCGGTGCAGGTATTATTGGTCTTGAGCTTGGTTCGGTATGGCGTCGTTTGGGTAGTGAAGTTATTGTTTATGAAGCCTTACCTAAACTCTTAGCGGCTATTGATAAAGACATGGCCAAAGAAGCGGGTAAACTGTTCAAAAAACAAGGCCTTGATATCCGGGTTGATACTAAAGTCACCAATGCCGAAGTGCAAGGTGATGAAGTGGTCGTTACTACCGAGCATAAAGGCGAGTCTTCAGAACAGCGCTTTGATAAGCTCATCGTTTGTGTTGGTCGCCGTGCTTATGCTGAAAAACTACTGGGCGATGATAGCGGTATCAAACTAACTGAACGTGGTCTAATTGATGTTGATGACCAGTGCAAAACCAACCTTGACGGTGTTTATGCGATCGGTGATTTAGTCCGTGGCCCTATGCTTGCCCATAAAGCATCAGAAGAAGGCATCATGGTCGCCGAGCGCATGCATGGCGAAAAAGCGCAAGTTAACTACGATACTATTATCAACGTTATCTATACCCATCCAGAAATTGCTTGGGTTGGCCTATCTGAGCAAGAAGCTGAAGAAGCAGGTTATGAAGTTAAAATCGGCTCGTTTAACCTATCTGCTAACGGTCGTGCTTTAGCACAAAGTGAAGCACAAGGTTCGGTCAAAGTTGTGGCTGATGTTAAAACAGATCGTTTGTTAGGTATGCATGTTATTTCTGCGGGTGCTGGCGATATTGTCCATCAAGGTATGATTGCGATGGAATTTGTCTCTAGTATTGAAGACTTACAGTTAATGACCTTTGCACATCCAACCATATCAGAAGCCGTCCATGAAGCTGCTTTATCGGCAGATGGCCGTGCTATTCACGCCATCCAACGTAAAAAGCGCAAATAA
- the sucD gene encoding succinate--CoA ligase subunit alpha, with amino-acid sequence MSVLIDKNTKVLVQGFTGKNGTFHSEQAIEYGTKVVGGVTPGKGGQTHLGLPVFNTMSEAMEATQADASVIYVPAPFVLDSIVEAIDAGVKLIVVITEGVPTIDMLKAKRYLEEAGDVRLVGPNCPGVITPGECKIGIMPGHIHMPGKVGIISRSGTLTYEAVAQTTKLGFGQSTCIGIGGDPIPGMNQIDALKLFQDDPQTEAIILIGEIGGTAEEEAAAYIKDHVTKPVVGYIAGVTAPEGKRMGHAGAIISGGQGTAEEKFKAFEDAGIAYTRDPSKLGDKLKEVTGW; translated from the coding sequence ATGAGTGTATTAATCGATAAAAATACCAAAGTATTGGTACAAGGTTTCACCGGTAAAAATGGTACGTTCCATTCTGAACAAGCCATCGAATATGGTACTAAAGTTGTCGGCGGCGTAACCCCAGGTAAAGGTGGTCAAACGCATCTAGGTCTACCCGTATTCAACACTATGAGCGAGGCGATGGAAGCCACTCAAGCTGACGCTTCTGTTATTTATGTACCGGCTCCATTCGTACTCGATTCTATCGTTGAAGCCATTGATGCTGGTGTGAAGCTGATCGTGGTGATCACTGAAGGCGTACCGACTATCGATATGCTAAAAGCCAAACGTTATCTCGAAGAAGCAGGCGATGTGCGTCTAGTGGGTCCTAACTGCCCGGGCGTTATCACCCCAGGCGAATGCAAAATCGGCATCATGCCTGGTCATATCCATATGCCAGGTAAAGTGGGCATCATCTCACGCTCTGGTACCTTGACTTATGAAGCGGTCGCTCAAACCACTAAACTTGGTTTTGGTCAGTCAACCTGTATCGGTATCGGTGGTGATCCTATCCCTGGTATGAACCAGATTGATGCGTTGAAACTGTTCCAAGATGATCCACAAACGGAAGCTATCATCCTAATCGGTGAGATTGGTGGTACGGCTGAAGAAGAAGCGGCCGCTTATATCAAAGACCATGTCACTAAGCCAGTTGTTGGCTATATTGCTGGTGTCACCGCTCCTGAAGGCAAGCGTATGGGTCATGCCGGCGCTATTATCTCAGGTGGACAAGGGACAGCTGAAGAGAAATTCAAAGCTTTTGAAGATGCTGGCATCGCTTATACCCGTGACCCATCAAAACTTGGCGACAAGTTGAAAGAAGTCACAGGTTGGTAG
- the odhB gene encoding 2-oxoglutarate dehydrogenase complex dihydrolipoyllysine-residue succinyltransferase → MAEIKAPVFPESVADGTIVEWHVTEGQQVNRDDLLAEIETDKVVLEVVAPDNGVVTKIVKHVDDTVLSDELIAEFEAGASAGAAETSSEPAVDPDQPAAPVQAKQAADGGEPVQATDNKSTDTKDSVEADHKDQSPAVRKAAKESGVDPKDVEGSGRGGRVTKTDMTSPTLKADNSITSDSGRPVAESTGERTEKRVPMTRLRKRVAERLLSASQDTAMLTTFNEVNMKPLMDLRAQYKDRFEKRHGVRLGFMSLFIRAATEALKRFPAVNASLDGDDIVYHGYYDIGVAVSSDRGLVVPVLRDTDQMSMADVESKIRELGGLAQKGKLGLEDMTGGTFTISNGGVFGSLMSTPILNPPQTAILGMHAINDRPMAVNGKVEILPMMYLALSYDHRMIDGKEAVQFLVTIKDLVEDPALLLLDL, encoded by the coding sequence ATGGCTGAAATAAAAGCCCCCGTTTTTCCAGAATCGGTTGCCGATGGCACGATCGTTGAATGGCATGTCACTGAAGGCCAACAAGTTAACCGTGATGACTTATTAGCAGAAATCGAAACTGATAAAGTAGTACTAGAAGTGGTTGCACCTGATAATGGGGTAGTCACTAAGATTGTCAAGCACGTTGATGACACCGTTTTGTCTGATGAGCTCATTGCAGAATTCGAAGCTGGTGCGAGCGCGGGTGCTGCTGAGACTAGCAGTGAACCTGCGGTAGATCCAGACCAACCTGCAGCTCCTGTGCAAGCAAAACAAGCAGCTGATGGCGGCGAGCCGGTACAGGCCACTGACAACAAAAGCACTGATACAAAAGACAGTGTTGAAGCGGATCATAAAGATCAAAGCCCAGCGGTACGCAAAGCAGCCAAAGAGTCTGGTGTCGACCCTAAAGATGTCGAAGGTAGTGGCCGTGGTGGTCGCGTTACCAAGACTGATATGACCAGTCCAACATTGAAAGCGGATAATAGCATCACTTCTGACAGTGGTCGTCCTGTTGCTGAATCAACTGGCGAACGCACTGAAAAACGTGTGCCTATGACTCGTCTGCGTAAGCGCGTGGCTGAGCGTTTGTTATCAGCCTCACAAGATACGGCGATGTTGACCACGTTCAACGAAGTCAACATGAAGCCCTTGATGGATCTTCGTGCCCAGTATAAAGACCGTTTTGAGAAGCGTCATGGTGTCCGTCTAGGTTTCATGTCCTTGTTCATACGTGCCGCAACTGAAGCATTGAAACGTTTCCCAGCGGTTAACGCCTCATTAGATGGCGACGATATCGTTTATCATGGTTACTATGATATTGGTGTGGCCGTATCATCAGATCGTGGCTTAGTAGTACCGGTATTGCGTGATACTGATCAAATGAGCATGGCGGATGTCGAAAGTAAGATCCGTGAGCTTGGCGGTCTGGCGCAAAAAGGCAAACTGGGTCTAGAAGACATGACTGGTGGTACCTTTACTATCTCAAACGGTGGTGTATTCGGTTCACTCATGTCTACGCCTATCTTGAATCCACCGCAGACCGCTATCTTAGGTATGCACGCTATCAATGACCGTCCAATGGCTGTCAATGGTAAGGTTGAAATTCTACCTATGATGTATCTGGCATTATCTTATGATCATCGTATGATTGATGGTAAAGAAGCGGTACAGTTCTTAGTCACCATCAAGGATCTAGTCGAAGATCCAGCATTGCTGTTACTAGACTTATAA